The Diaphorobacter ruginosibacter genome contains a region encoding:
- a CDS encoding Crp/Fnr family transcriptional regulator translates to MVPLSSFHSANLPEIVQAGRVLRERSQRPDSVIYLDSGRVLFGLLESGQLRHQLGMVEGPVWLDVAPVLMEQPYPLDIVADTQVSLRRITLVEFRQAYAALNPETQTLIRDMAAGYFQQTELAVSRLAQDAEARCAQWLLRHAAPAADGSLQVTLQQRKRLIAAQLGIAPETFSRVLRHLREHGLIAGTGNVLSLPQPTALQNVARC, encoded by the coding sequence ATGGTCCCATTGTCCTCATTCCATTCTGCGAACCTGCCGGAAATCGTCCAAGCTGGCCGTGTGCTGCGTGAACGCTCGCAGCGTCCTGACAGCGTGATCTATCTGGATAGCGGCCGGGTGCTTTTCGGACTCCTCGAGTCCGGTCAACTTCGCCACCAGCTCGGCATGGTGGAGGGGCCGGTGTGGCTCGACGTAGCGCCTGTGCTCATGGAACAGCCCTATCCATTGGACATCGTGGCCGACACCCAGGTGAGCCTTCGCCGCATCACGCTGGTCGAATTCCGCCAAGCCTATGCCGCGCTCAATCCCGAGACGCAGACCCTCATCCGAGACATGGCCGCCGGCTACTTCCAGCAGACCGAACTGGCCGTGAGCCGCCTGGCCCAGGACGCGGAGGCCCGCTGCGCGCAATGGCTGCTGCGCCATGCGGCACCTGCCGCGGATGGCAGCCTGCAGGTCACGCTGCAGCAGCGCAAGCGTCTGATTGCCGCCCAACTGGGCATTGCGCCGGAAACCTTCTCCAGGGTGCTTCGCCATCTGCGAGAGCATGGCCTGATTGCCGGAACAGGCAATGTCCTGAGCCTGCCCCAGCCAACCGCACTGCAGAACGTGGCGCGCTGCTGA
- a CDS encoding glycerate kinase type-2 family protein, with translation MPSHPAFISLESIAAVPAPDFRRDPRGFLLSLYAVAVRRAQPLHTLKEHLPAPPKGRTVVIGAGKAGAAMAQAVEALWPADAPLSGLVVTRYGHIPERPDGLAERIEVVEAAHPVPDAAGLEAARRILKTVQGLTADDLVLCLISGGGSALLTLPAEGLTLADKQAINRALLESGANIAEMNCVRKHLSRIKGGRLAAACAPAQVVTLTISDVPGDDPAIIASGPTVADATTCADALAILQRYAITIPQEVREQLERGELETPKPGDAAFEGHGVHLIATPQQSLDAAAAAVRAAGLAVHVLSDEIEGESRDVGRVHAALARAASRGGEPFRAPCVILSGGETTVTIRPQPAGAPRGRGGRAGEFCLGLAQALQARQGVWALAADTDGIDGVEDNAGAFVTPDSLSRAEAAGYKVADALDRNDAYGYFAAIGDLLVTGPTNTNVNDFRAILVL, from the coding sequence ATGCCATCCCATCCAGCCTTCATCTCCCTCGAATCCATCGCGGCTGTGCCTGCGCCGGATTTCCGTCGCGATCCTCGCGGCTTCCTGCTCTCGCTGTACGCCGTTGCGGTGCGCAGGGCGCAGCCACTGCATACGCTCAAGGAGCATCTGCCTGCGCCCCCGAAAGGCCGCACGGTCGTGATCGGTGCCGGAAAGGCCGGTGCCGCGATGGCGCAGGCGGTGGAAGCGCTGTGGCCCGCGGACGCGCCGCTGTCGGGGCTGGTCGTGACGCGCTACGGCCATATTCCCGAGCGCCCCGATGGCCTGGCGGAGCGTATCGAGGTGGTGGAGGCCGCGCATCCGGTTCCCGATGCGGCGGGGTTGGAAGCGGCTCGGCGCATCCTGAAGACGGTGCAGGGACTGACGGCCGATGACCTGGTGCTGTGCCTGATTTCGGGTGGCGGCTCGGCGTTGCTCACCCTGCCTGCAGAAGGTCTCACGCTCGCCGACAAGCAGGCGATCAACCGGGCGCTGCTGGAGAGCGGAGCGAACATCGCCGAGATGAACTGCGTGCGCAAGCATCTCTCGCGCATCAAGGGCGGAAGGCTTGCGGCAGCCTGCGCGCCCGCGCAGGTCGTCACGCTGACCATCAGCGACGTGCCGGGCGACGATCCTGCGATCATCGCAAGCGGGCCGACCGTGGCCGACGCAACCACATGCGCCGATGCGCTGGCCATCCTGCAGCGTTATGCGATCACCATTCCGCAAGAGGTGCGCGAACAGCTGGAGCGCGGTGAACTCGAGACACCCAAGCCGGGCGATGCGGCCTTTGAGGGCCATGGCGTGCACCTGATTGCAACCCCGCAGCAGTCGCTCGATGCCGCAGCTGCCGCGGTGCGCGCGGCCGGGCTAGCAGTCCATGTGCTGAGCGACGAGATCGAGGGCGAGTCGCGCGATGTGGGACGGGTCCATGCCGCGCTGGCGCGGGCTGCGAGCCGGGGCGGAGAACCCTTCCGTGCGCCCTGCGTGATCCTGAGCGGTGGCGAGACGACGGTGACGATCCGGCCGCAGCCTGCCGGAGCGCCCAGGGGCCGCGGCGGCCGTGCCGGCGAGTTCTGCCTGGGACTGGCGCAGGCGCTGCAGGCGCGGCAGGGTGTCTGGGCGCTGGCCGCCGATACCGACGGCATCGACGGAGTCGAGGACAACGCGGGCGCCTTCGTGACGCCGGACTCCCTCTCGCGCGCAGAGGCGGCGGGGTACAAGGTGGCGGATGCGCTGGATCGCAACGACGCCTACGGCTATTTCGCGGCCATCGGTGACCTGCTCGTCACCGGACCGACCAACACCAATGTGAACGACTTCCGCGCCATCCTCGTGCTCTGA
- a CDS encoding porin has product MKKNMLAFAAALCCTTGAFAQSSVKLTGISDIYVGSMKMAGDAGRTNVVNSGGLTTSWFGFTGTEDLGSGLKASFQLTSFLQTDTGTQGRFPNDTFFSRDANVSLSGGFGSVMLGRWMAPNFLPSVLANPLGDSFVFAPLILHMNVPLFNQTGWKATTPADTGWSNQLVYSTPDIGGFKANLQYQFGEKTGDDKNKKNVGANFFYFGGPLMLTGFYERAQISNPGSGDYLGTTKTAWMMGGAYDFNMVKPYLTYGESKADNTDVKAKTLQIGASVPVGAGKVIGSWAQTKLSGADTNRKTLTVGYDYNLSKRTDVYGMVMNDKITHYDAGTSFGIGIRHRF; this is encoded by the coding sequence ATGAAAAAAAATATGCTGGCCTTTGCGGCCGCACTTTGCTGCACCACAGGTGCATTCGCCCAGAGCTCGGTCAAGCTCACCGGCATCAGCGATATCTACGTCGGCTCCATGAAAATGGCAGGTGATGCCGGCCGCACCAACGTCGTGAACAGCGGCGGCCTGACCACGTCCTGGTTCGGCTTCACCGGCACCGAAGACCTCGGCAGCGGCCTCAAGGCCAGCTTCCAGTTGACCTCGTTCCTGCAGACCGATACCGGCACGCAGGGCCGCTTCCCGAACGACACCTTCTTCTCGCGCGATGCGAACGTCAGCCTGTCGGGCGGCTTCGGTTCCGTGATGCTGGGCCGCTGGATGGCGCCCAACTTCCTTCCTTCCGTGCTGGCCAACCCGCTGGGCGACTCGTTCGTCTTCGCTCCGCTGATCCTGCACATGAACGTTCCCCTGTTCAACCAGACCGGCTGGAAGGCCACCACGCCGGCCGACACGGGCTGGAGCAACCAACTGGTCTACAGCACGCCAGACATCGGCGGCTTCAAGGCCAACCTGCAGTACCAGTTCGGTGAAAAAACCGGCGACGACAAGAACAAGAAGAACGTTGGTGCCAACTTCTTCTACTTCGGCGGCCCGCTGATGCTGACCGGCTTCTATGAGCGCGCGCAGATCTCCAATCCCGGCTCGGGCGACTACCTGGGAACCACCAAGACCGCGTGGATGATGGGCGGCGCCTACGACTTCAACATGGTCAAGCCCTACCTGACATACGGCGAGTCCAAGGCCGACAATACCGACGTGAAGGCCAAGACGCTGCAGATCGGTGCATCCGTGCCGGTGGGCGCCGGCAAGGTGATCGGCTCCTGGGCCCAGACCAAGCTCTCCGGTGCGGACACGAACCGCAAGACGTTGACCGTAGGCTATGACTACAACCTGTCCAAGCGCACCGATGTGTACGGCATGGTCATGAACGACAAGATCACCCACTACGACGCCGGCACCAGCTTCGGCATCGGCATCCGCCACCGCTTCTGA